The proteins below come from a single Pleuronectes platessa chromosome 3, fPlePla1.1, whole genome shotgun sequence genomic window:
- the LOC128431846 gene encoding mpv17-like protein has product MLKALVRHVRRFPWASNVTVYGCLFAGGDLVHQLVSRRDNVDLSHTRNVAVVGFGFHGNFSFFWMRFLERRFPGNSARMVLRKLLLDQSIAGPLATSVFYTGVSFLEGKEDVFEDWRNKFLNTYRTGLMYWPFMQLLNFAFVPLFVRTTFTGCCAFVWAIFLCFSQQSGDGTAGAALKWMFSNQQEESEATKEKVETEVKVLPLKEGTAVPKSTQN; this is encoded by the exons ATGCTGAAGGCGCTTGTGAGACACGTCCGTCGGTTCCCGTGGGCCTCTAACGTCACGGTGTACGGGTGTCTGTTCGCGGGGGGGGACCTGGTGCACCAGCTGGTCTCGCGCAGGGACAACGTGGACTTGAGCCACACGCGCAACGTCGCCGTGGTGGGGTTCGGTTTCCATGGCAACTTCAGTTTCTTCTGGATGCGCTTCCTCGAGCGGAGGTTCCCCGGGAACTCTGCCAGGATGGTGCTGAGGAAGCTGCTCCTGGACCAGTCCATAGCCGGGCCCCTGGCCACCAGTGTCTTCTACAcag GTGTCAGCTTCTTGGAAGGAAAGGAGGACGTCTTTGAAGACTGGAGAAACAAATTCCTGAATACATATAGG acGGGGCTGATGTACTGGCCGTTCATGCAG CTTCTAAACTTTGCCTTCGTGCCTCTCTTCGTACGGACCACTTTCACCGGCTGCTGCGCCTTCGTCTGGGCCATATTCCTGTGTTTCTCACAGCAGAGCGGCgatggcacggccggtgctgctctGAAATGGATGTTCTCCAATCAACAGGAGGAATCAGAAGCCACAAAGGAGAAAGTGGAAACTGAAGTCAAGGTATTGCCGCTCAAAGAGGGAACAGCAGTGCCTAAATCTACTCAGAACTGA